In Helicobacter sp. 12S02232-10, the following proteins share a genomic window:
- a CDS encoding LptF/LptG family permease gives MMVFRFVGYYYLKYVLIIFCALEMFFISIDSLKYVDKFPDSANLAILFFVYDGLYALNYTLPISLLLGLVIFYISMIKSNQYTALLAIGFSKKAVLKPILIISLLFSLAYIGLNATPFVYAQEKAEAIIYQGNFSNTTEDLLVKYGQDYVYFGKIYPILQKAQNIKVFQLKNNLLSSFTQADTAYFENGYWVLQNASIATLPQNFPLGSKGLEIQHLQELKILKGFRPKVLDTIYQNKPSVSIVDAIQSILILKNQNAGSEKVRAMLYSFIFIPFFVPLTAMIIAYYTPSLARYGNLALLSFEFIVISLVIWGLFFALGKLSISGLFLPEIGILMPLIILGFAAFWHFGKINNRT, from the coding sequence ATGATGGTATTTCGATTCGTGGGATATTATTATCTGAAATATGTTCTAATCATTTTTTGCGCACTCGAAATGTTTTTTATCAGTATTGACAGCCTTAAATATGTCGATAAATTTCCCGATTCTGCAAATCTTGCCATTCTATTCTTTGTCTATGATGGGCTTTATGCCCTCAATTATACACTCCCCATATCCCTGCTTTTAGGATTGGTGATTTTCTATATCAGTATGATTAAATCCAACCAATACACAGCCCTGCTGGCAATCGGTTTTTCTAAAAAAGCCGTGCTAAAACCGATTTTAATCATTAGCCTGTTATTTAGTCTTGCATATATCGGTTTAAACGCCACACCCTTTGTATATGCCCAAGAAAAGGCAGAAGCGATTATTTATCAAGGCAATTTTTCAAATACAACCGAAGATTTGTTAGTAAAATACGGGCAAGACTATGTTTATTTTGGCAAAATTTATCCTATTTTACAAAAAGCTCAAAATATCAAGGTCTTCCAACTTAAAAACAATCTTTTAAGTTCCTTTACACAAGCAGATACCGCTTATTTTGAAAATGGCTACTGGGTACTTCAAAACGCAAGTATTGCAACTCTTCCCCAAAACTTTCCACTTGGAAGCAAAGGGCTTGAAATCCAACATCTTCAAGAATTAAAAATCCTAAAAGGCTTCCGTCCAAAAGTCCTAGATACGATTTATCAAAACAAACCCTCAGTATCAATCGTAGATGCAATACAATCGATATTGATTTTGAAAAATCAAAACGCAGGGAGTGAAAAAGTGCGGGCTATGCTTTACAGTTTCATTTTTATCCCCTTCTTTGTGCCATTAACAGCAATGATCATAGCCTATTATACTCCAAGCTTAGCTAGGTATGGCAATTTAGCTTTATTAAGCTTTGAATTTATTGTAATTTCACTTGTCATCTGGGGACTATTTTTCGCTCTTGGAAAACTAAGTATCAGTGGATTGTTTTTACCTGAAATTGGAATTTTAATGCCTTTGATTATTCTTGGCTTTGCAGCATTTTGGCATTTTGGAAAAATCAATAATCGAACTTGA
- the pth gene encoding aminoacyl-tRNA hydrolase has translation MAPLLIAGLGNPGAKYEHTRHNIGFEILDFLALDLQIHFDFFSKFNAQIAKYSSKDVFLLKPQTFMNLSGEAIAPMMKFYKIDTLLVIHDDLDLQLGCIRFKKGGSSGGHNGLKSIDSLYGNDYYRLRFGIGRNAKIPVIDYVLQNFSPQEYENKTLMLEHSKQALKFFIQNKDFTSLQERFTKNIKNKAL, from the coding sequence ATGGCGCCTCTTCTGATTGCCGGTCTAGGGAATCCCGGCGCTAAATACGAACATACAAGGCACAATATCGGTTTTGAAATTTTAGATTTTCTTGCCTTAGATTTACAAATTCATTTTGATTTTTTTTCTAAATTCAATGCTCAAATTGCAAAATACTCTTCAAAAGATGTTTTTTTGCTCAAACCTCAAACGTTTATGAATCTCTCCGGTGAAGCTATTGCCCCTATGATGAAGTTTTATAAAATCGATACCCTGCTTGTCATTCACGACGATCTTGATCTCCAACTCGGTTGCATACGCTTCAAAAAGGGTGGATCTAGTGGCGGGCATAACGGATTAAAATCCATTGATTCGCTTTATGGAAATGATTATTATCGCCTCCGATTTGGTATCGGCAGAAATGCAAAAATTCCTGTTATAGATTATGTATTGCAAAATTTTAGTCCGCAAGAATACGAAAACAAAACCCTAATGCTTGAACACTCTAAACAGGCTTTAAAATTTTTTATACAAAACAAAGATTTTACCTCCCTGCAAGAACGCTTCACCAAAAATATCAAAAATAAGGCTTTATGA
- a CDS encoding 50S ribosomal protein L25/general stress protein Ctc, with product MLEGIIRESISKANTKALRNDGYLIANIYGKGVANIHCAFKMNDFIKTLKTKTTLIFPVKVGSQTLEVVVQEYQKDPVSSNIVHVDLLLAQKGIVSKYKVPVKISGIPVGLKNKGVLLLSKKRITVESAPENLPASYDIDVSKLDVGDSVLIRDLAETSKVKIIENPSVAVVGVIKAK from the coding sequence ATGCTAGAAGGAATAATTAGAGAGAGTATTTCAAAGGCAAATACCAAAGCCTTAAGGAATGATGGTTATCTAATTGCCAATATTTATGGCAAAGGCGTTGCAAATATTCATTGCGCTTTTAAAATGAACGACTTTATCAAAACACTCAAGACAAAAACAACATTGATTTTCCCAGTCAAAGTCGGTTCTCAAACCCTTGAAGTCGTTGTTCAAGAATATCAAAAAGACCCCGTGAGTAGCAATATCGTTCACGTTGATCTTCTTTTAGCTCAAAAAGGTATTGTTTCAAAATACAAAGTCCCTGTAAAAATCAGTGGAATCCCTGTAGGTCTAAAAAATAAGGGTGTTCTATTGCTCTCCAAAAAGCGAATAACTGTAGAAAGTGCTCCTGAAAATTTGCCCGCAAGCTATGATATTGACGTGTCTAAACTTGATGTAGGTGACTCTGTTTTAATCAGAGATTTAGCCGAAACTTCCAAAGTGAAAATTATTGAAAATCCATCCGTTGCTGTTGTGGGCGTGATCAAAGCCAAGTAA
- a CDS encoding transaldolase, which produces MDTLKKAGFSLWCDFIERDFLENKFKTLLQNNSIDGATSNPSIFANSIVTSPAYKNQLISLKGKKAKDMYESLALTDIKKAASILKPLWETNQNNGYISIEIDPLLGEDAIKSIDEGKRLFKTLDAPNVMIKIPATEAGYEVMSELYKNNIPINATLIFSPKQAKTCSEIFKNAKNFSCNQNRAVISVFVSRFDRIADSVLEEKAPDLKTKTGILNAMECYRLIEENNDPFTRTLFASTGVKTSELPKSYYIDALLLPHCINTAPLDSIEAYLQTKSHTLKNPLDKEEIEKQMQKITNAGIDMPTLSDSLMKDGMEAFIKSFEDLLRYISA; this is translated from the coding sequence ATGGATACTCTAAAAAAAGCTGGTTTCAGTCTGTGGTGCGATTTTATCGAAAGAGATTTTTTGGAAAATAAATTCAAGACTTTATTGCAAAATAATTCTATTGATGGAGCCACAAGCAATCCAAGTATTTTTGCAAACTCTATTGTGACCTCGCCTGCCTATAAAAATCAGCTAATTTCCCTCAAAGGCAAAAAAGCTAAAGATATGTATGAATCGCTTGCCCTTACTGACATCAAAAAAGCTGCATCCATCCTCAAACCCTTATGGGAAACAAATCAAAACAATGGCTACATCAGCATTGAAATCGATCCACTTTTGGGGGAAGACGCAATAAAAAGCATCGATGAAGGAAAAAGACTTTTTAAAACCCTTGATGCTCCAAATGTAATGATAAAAATTCCTGCCACAGAAGCAGGTTATGAAGTGATGAGCGAACTTTATAAAAACAATATTCCAATCAATGCAACTTTAATATTTTCTCCAAAACAAGCCAAAACCTGCTCTGAAATCTTTAAGAATGCCAAAAATTTTTCTTGCAATCAAAATCGTGCCGTCATCAGTGTTTTTGTATCTAGATTTGACCGCATCGCTGATTCTGTTTTAGAAGAAAAAGCGCCTGATTTAAAAACAAAAACAGGCATTTTAAATGCAATGGAATGCTATCGTCTCATAGAAGAAAATAATGATCCTTTCACCCGCACGCTCTTTGCTTCAACAGGTGTAAAAACTTCAGAATTGCCCAAAAGTTACTATATTGATGCTCTATTACTGCCCCATTGTATCAACACTGCACCACTAGATTCTATAGAAGCATATTTGCAAACCAAATCCCATACTCTGAAAAATCCTTTAGACAAGGAAGAAATAGAAAAACAAATGCAAAAAATAACAAATGCAGGGATTGATATGCCCACCCTTTCTGACTCCTTAATGAAAGATGGAATGGAAGCGTTTATAAAATCTTTCGAAGACTTATTGCGCTACATCTCAGCATAA
- a CDS encoding UDP-N-acetylmuramoyl-L-alanyl-D-glutamate--2,6-diaminopimelate ligase, with amino-acid sequence MKIQKQINYNHKKYSFLSDDSRDALNDADVLFVRTKQNVAFAYEVEDKRLDILNVQDLKNYFALTPKIIGITGTNGKTTTAAIIYSILLDMGYSCALLGTRGFFANDKQIKPKGLTTPGILELYEDIEKAASLNCEYFVMEVSSHAIEQERIAGLEFCAKILTNITSDHLDYHKTLEEYIRVKNSFFNDTTLKIINRDEPKAFFNPQNAYGYAVTSKTNLSVSAYCVNQGISAHLIWKEDMRGTLNEETLIDSSLYGLHNLYNILAALACIKCLTKIPLKDIAKNLSNFAGVSGRMEVISQNPLIIIDFAHTYDGMKQIFESFKSKKISVVFGAGGDRDKSKRPKMGECAYNYAQKIYITSDNPRSEDPNEIIKDILQGIPKDHSRPIITEPDRKKAIQMAIKELLDDEILLILGKGDETYQIIGQKSHHFDDREIARECLTKV; translated from the coding sequence GTGAAAATACAAAAACAAATTAATTATAACCACAAAAAATATTCTTTTTTAAGCGACGATTCTAGAGATGCTCTAAATGATGCAGATGTCTTGTTTGTGCGCACAAAACAAAATGTTGCTTTTGCTTATGAAGTGGAAGATAAAAGGCTTGATATTTTAAACGTGCAAGATTTAAAAAACTACTTCGCACTCACGCCTAAAATTATCGGAATTACAGGCACCAATGGCAAAACTACAACGGCTGCTATTATTTATTCAATTTTACTTGATATGGGTTATTCGTGCGCTTTACTTGGGACAAGGGGTTTTTTTGCCAACGACAAACAAATCAAGCCAAAAGGGCTTACAACGCCTGGTATTTTAGAACTCTATGAAGACATTGAAAAAGCTGCGTCTTTAAACTGCGAATACTTTGTTATGGAGGTCAGCTCCCACGCCATAGAACAAGAACGCATAGCAGGGCTTGAATTTTGTGCCAAAATTCTCACCAATATCACAAGCGACCATTTAGATTATCATAAAACTTTAGAGGAATATATTCGAGTTAAAAATAGCTTTTTCAATGATACGACACTCAAAATCATCAATCGCGACGAACCTAAAGCTTTCTTTAACCCCCAAAATGCTTATGGTTACGCAGTCACTTCAAAAACCAACTTAAGTGTCAGTGCCTATTGTGTAAATCAAGGTATCAGTGCTCATTTAATTTGGAAAGAAGATATGAGAGGGACCTTAAATGAAGAAACCTTAATTGATTCCTCTCTTTATGGTCTGCACAATCTTTACAATATCTTAGCAGCACTTGCGTGCATCAAATGCCTTACAAAAATTCCCCTAAAAGATATTGCTAAAAATCTCTCAAACTTTGCAGGTGTAAGTGGCAGAATGGAAGTAATTTCACAAAATCCTCTCATCATCATAGATTTCGCCCACACTTATGATGGAATGAAGCAAATTTTTGAAAGCTTTAAATCAAAAAAAATCTCTGTAGTTTTTGGAGCCGGCGGAGATAGAGATAAAAGCAAGCGTCCGAAAATGGGTGAATGTGCCTATAATTATGCCCAAAAGATTTACATCACTTCAGACAACCCACGCTCAGAAGATCCAAATGAAATCATCAAAGACATTCTTCAAGGAATCCCCAAAGACCATTCTCGACCTATAATTACTGAGCCAGATAGAAAAAAAGCTATTCAAATGGCAATCAAAGAACTTTTAGATGATGAAATTCTACTGATCTTAGGAAAAGGCGATGAAACTTATCAAATCATCGGTCAAAAAAGCCATCATTTCGATGATAGAGAAATTGCTAGAGAGTGCCTTACTAAAGTTTAA
- a CDS encoding histidine kinase, with protein MENAFQINNNPKKRTLIYKGFKAFANGEYKKALFFFSEALFLDKDDLNAKIGLLLSDMATDFPREAYGFYELYQNLINTQPRAARTKVQKQILDIIKSFDANLNKMSNLIYDEDSIKAESIDGILYKDFKQMCQNKNFKEIFQNLMFSTKIIFTSKNDFYDFLDLLVENDFYEMSISYIENMRSFTLYDKKINEILQKAVEKQSENTKTN; from the coding sequence ATGGAAAATGCATTTCAAATCAATAATAATCCTAAAAAACGAACCCTTATTTACAAAGGCTTTAAAGCTTTTGCAAACGGAGAATACAAAAAAGCTTTATTTTTTTTCTCCGAAGCACTTTTTTTAGACAAAGATGATCTAAATGCCAAAATTGGTCTATTATTATCAGATATGGCTACAGATTTTCCTAGAGAAGCCTATGGTTTCTACGAGCTTTATCAAAATCTCATCAATACCCAACCACGAGCTGCAAGAACAAAAGTGCAAAAACAAATTTTGGACATCATCAAGTCTTTTGATGCCAACTTAAACAAGATGTCCAATCTCATTTATGATGAAGATTCCATTAAGGCTGAAAGCATTGATGGAATCTTGTATAAGGATTTTAAGCAAATGTGCCAAAATAAAAACTTCAAAGAAATATTTCAAAATTTGATGTTTAGCACTAAAATCATTTTTACGAGCAAAAATGATTTTTATGACTTTTTAGACCTTTTAGTAGAAAATGATTTTTATGAAATGTCCATCAGTTATATTGAAAATATGCGTAGTTTCACTCTTTATGATAAAAAGATCAATGAAATTCTCCAAAAGGCGGTCGAAAAACAAAGTGAAAATACAAAAACAAATTAA
- a CDS encoding NifU family protein, translating to MFPFSDEELKKPVEKSIQKIRPSLTLDGGDITILGIKNSKVYVRLEGACKNCSSSSNTLKYGIEKQLKEDIHPDLEVINIPYGKEENYPRF from the coding sequence ATGTTCCCATTTAGTGATGAAGAACTTAAAAAACCTGTAGAAAAATCCATTCAAAAAATTCGTCCTTCCCTTACACTTGATGGCGGGGACATCACCATACTTGGAATTAAAAATTCAAAAGTATATGTTCGTCTAGAAGGGGCTTGCAAAAACTGTTCTTCAAGTTCAAACACTCTAAAATACGGCATAGAAAAACAATTAAAAGAAGATATTCACCCCGACCTTGAGGTTATTAACATCCCTTATGGAAAAGAAGAAAATTATCCCAGATTTTAA
- a CDS encoding inorganic phosphate transporter, with the protein MEIKDINQFQKASKKIQKESLKIGIVMLFAIFISIIALYFGNTSNPLLLVFTTIIGGYMAMSIGANDVANNVGPAVGSKAITLMGAIAIAAVCEAAGAIIAGGEVVDTIKSGIVEPSSIADPKIFVGVMIAALVSGAIWVHLATMVGAPVSTTHSIVGGILGAGVAASGLGVVNWAAFGSIVASWIISPLMGALIAMIFLMVIKKTITYKQNKKLAAKKVVPILIFIMTWSFGLYLILKGLKKVYSIDFSLALGASFLLALVVYVIVKPLVCKKADTLQNTKEDINVLFTIPLVFAAALLSFAHGANDVANAIGPLAAINQALGSLESVGKTASVPLWIMIVGGLGISLGLALYGPKLIKTVGSEITELDKMRAFCIAMSAALTVLAASGLGLPVSSTHIAIGAVFGVGFLREYLKKRYYEMQQTIISAHNGKDSKAIEEFLNKFNKASVKRKGAMLESLKKMSKKSPLPNLNKKEKKSLKKVYKNELVKRSAINKIVASWIITVPVSALLGAIVYFIVMAVGPEL; encoded by the coding sequence GTGGAAATCAAAGACATCAATCAGTTTCAAAAAGCAAGTAAAAAAATTCAAAAAGAGAGCTTAAAAATCGGCATTGTGATGCTTTTTGCGATATTTATTTCTATTATCGCACTTTATTTTGGAAATACTTCAAATCCTTTGTTATTAGTTTTTACAACAATTATCGGGGGATATATGGCAATGAGCATTGGTGCAAATGATGTTGCCAATAACGTGGGTCCTGCTGTGGGGTCTAAAGCTATTACACTGATGGGTGCTATTGCCATTGCAGCAGTTTGTGAGGCTGCAGGTGCCATCATAGCTGGCGGGGAGGTTGTAGATACGATTAAATCAGGCATTGTAGAGCCATCTAGCATTGCTGATCCTAAAATTTTTGTAGGCGTAATGATTGCAGCTTTGGTTTCAGGAGCTATATGGGTGCATTTGGCCACAATGGTTGGAGCTCCTGTTTCGACAACGCATTCAATAGTTGGGGGAATTTTAGGGGCAGGGGTTGCTGCGAGCGGTTTAGGCGTGGTAAATTGGGCAGCTTTTGGAAGTATTGTAGCGAGTTGGATCATTTCTCCTTTGATGGGAGCTTTGATTGCAATGATTTTTTTAATGGTCATTAAAAAGACGATTACCTATAAGCAAAATAAAAAGCTCGCTGCCAAAAAAGTCGTGCCGATTCTTATTTTTATAATGACTTGGTCATTTGGATTGTATTTAATTTTAAAAGGATTAAAAAAAGTTTATTCAATTGATTTTTCCCTTGCATTGGGTGCAAGTTTTTTATTGGCTTTGGTTGTGTATGTTATCGTTAAACCGCTTGTGTGCAAAAAGGCTGATACGCTTCAAAATACAAAGGAAGATATCAATGTTCTTTTTACGATTCCCTTAGTTTTTGCAGCTGCTTTATTGAGCTTTGCACACGGGGCAAATGATGTCGCCAATGCAATTGGTCCGTTGGCAGCCATTAATCAGGCGTTGGGTAGTCTTGAAAGCGTTGGAAAGACTGCTAGTGTGCCTTTGTGGATTATGATTGTGGGTGGGCTTGGAATTTCGTTGGGACTTGCACTTTATGGACCCAAATTGATTAAAACTGTTGGGAGCGAGATCACTGAATTAGATAAGATGAGGGCTTTTTGTATTGCAATGTCGGCAGCTTTAACCGTTTTGGCAGCTTCTGGTTTAGGGTTGCCGGTGAGTTCAACACATATTGCTATTGGAGCGGTTTTTGGAGTAGGTTTTTTAAGGGAATATCTCAAGAAAAGATACTATGAAATGCAACAAACTATCATTAGCGCCCATAATGGGAAAGATTCAAAAGCTATCGAGGAATTTTTAAATAAATTTAACAAAGCGAGCGTTAAGAGAAAAGGTGCAATGTTGGAAAGTCTGAAAAAAATGAGTAAAAAATCTCCTTTGCCGAATTTAAATAAAAAAGAAAAAAAATCACTTAAAAAAGTCTATAAAAATGAATTGGTCAAAAGAAGTGCCATCAATAAAATCGTTGCTTCTTGGATCATCACCGTGCCTGTTTCTGCATTGTTGGGAGCTATAGTTTATTTTATCGTGATGGCAGTGGGACCTGAACTTTAA
- a CDS encoding hemolysin family protein: MFIFAIFLVFLNGFFVLSEFAIVKVRKSRLEELSKTGSLNAKLALKISHQLDTYLSATQLGITLSSLALGWIGEPAVANLLSIPFEKLFGTNPILLHTISFIVAFTFITLLHVVLGEIVPKSVAIAKSEKSALFVARPLYSFWIVFYPVIRLFDILAAFFLKRIGIEPAKESDSAHSEEELKIIVGESLKGGVIDSIEGEIIKNAVDFSDTIAKEIMTPRKDMICLNAEKSYEENIQIVMESRHTRYPYCEGSKDNIIGMIHIRDLLTSSVFDSNKHDLKGLVREMIIVPESASISQILIKMNKEQIHTALVIDEYGGTAGLLTMEDIIEEIMGDISDEHDLKTEDMHRIDEDTYEFDGMMDLESVEEAMDIEFDDECEQVTIGGYVFGLLGRLPVVGDRVNDKYCEFEVLSMEGARIKKLKMRKIFKQSDIEPKEI; the protein is encoded by the coding sequence ATGTTTATTTTTGCTATATTTTTAGTATTTTTAAATGGTTTTTTTGTTCTTTCTGAATTTGCAATTGTCAAGGTGAGAAAATCTAGACTTGAAGAGTTGTCCAAAACGGGTAGCTTGAATGCGAAGTTGGCTTTAAAGATTTCACATCAGCTTGATACCTATTTAAGTGCTACTCAGCTAGGTATTACGCTTTCGTCTTTGGCGCTTGGTTGGATAGGAGAGCCTGCTGTTGCTAATCTTCTTAGTATTCCTTTTGAAAAGCTTTTTGGAACTAATCCTATTTTGCTCCATACCATTAGCTTTATTGTTGCTTTTACTTTTATTACTCTTTTGCACGTGGTTTTAGGAGAAATTGTTCCAAAGTCAGTTGCGATTGCTAAATCTGAAAAATCTGCACTTTTTGTAGCAAGACCTCTGTATTCTTTTTGGATTGTGTTTTATCCTGTCATCAGACTTTTTGATATTTTGGCCGCATTCTTTTTAAAGAGGATTGGCATAGAGCCTGCTAAAGAAAGTGATAGTGCTCACTCTGAAGAGGAGCTTAAGATTATTGTCGGGGAAAGTTTGAAGGGGGGTGTCATTGATTCTATTGAGGGCGAAATCATCAAAAACGCGGTTGATTTTTCTGATACTATCGCCAAAGAGATTATGACTCCTAGAAAAGATATGATTTGTTTGAATGCTGAGAAAAGTTATGAAGAAAATATTCAGATCGTTATGGAAAGTCGCCATACGCGATACCCTTATTGTGAAGGCAGTAAGGATAATATTATTGGAATGATTCATATTCGTGATTTACTCACAAGTTCGGTTTTTGACTCAAATAAGCACGATCTTAAAGGATTGGTCAGGGAAATGATTATTGTCCCTGAAAGCGCTTCAATTTCGCAGATACTGATCAAAATGAATAAAGAACAAATTCATACTGCCCTTGTGATTGATGAATATGGCGGGACGGCAGGATTGCTTACAATGGAGGATATTATTGAAGAGATTATGGGAGATATTTCTGATGAGCATGATTTAAAAACAGAAGATATGCACCGCATTGATGAAGATACTTACGAATTTGATGGGATGATGGATTTAGAAAGCGTTGAAGAAGCAATGGATATAGAGTTTGATGATGAATGTGAGCAGGTCACAATTGGGGGATATGTTTTTGGTTTGCTTGGGAGGCTCCCAGTCGTTGGTGATCGGGTAAATGACAAATATTGCGAATTTGAGGTTTTAAGTATGGAAGGAGCTAGGATTAAAAAGCTTAAAATGCGTAAAATTTTTAAACAATCTGACATAGAACCTAAGGAAATTTGA
- a CDS encoding YqhA family protein has translation MVFLQKLFEKLLWNSRLFIILAVVLSMVGAVLLFIVASIDVIKAVINTYRYYLGLLGQEADIHNVLLHTIVSAIDLYLIAVVLLIFSFGLYELFIRKITIKDENSSKVLEIHTLDQLKDKLAKVIVMALIVAFFSKVLNMGITESQDMAYFSVSILAICVGLYFLHKH, from the coding sequence ATGGTTTTTTTGCAAAAATTGTTTGAAAAACTACTTTGGAACTCAAGACTTTTTATCATTCTTGCAGTCGTACTTTCAATGGTAGGAGCAGTATTGCTATTTATTGTAGCAAGTATTGATGTCATCAAAGCCGTTATTAATACTTACAGATATTATCTCGGTTTGCTTGGACAAGAAGCTGATATTCATAATGTTCTTTTGCATACAATTGTTTCTGCAATTGATTTATATTTGATCGCAGTGGTTCTTTTAATTTTTTCTTTTGGTCTTTATGAACTTTTTATCCGAAAAATAACCATTAAGGATGAAAATAGTTCAAAAGTCTTGGAAATCCATACGCTTGATCAACTCAAGGATAAATTGGCAAAAGTCATTGTAATGGCTCTCATTGTGGCATTTTTTTCAAAAGTGTTAAATATGGGAATAACAGAATCTCAAGATATGGCTTATTTTTCAGTTTCTATCCTTGCCATCTGCGTGGGGCTTTATTTTCTACACAAACACTAA
- a CDS encoding TolC family protein — protein sequence MKKIFILFLFCIGSICVFAQDIDPDSISLVDRKITIKQAWEKVLKNHEGIKSEEFGVQRAQKLSTATKLSFLPSIDITAFYVHMAKPIELDLIQDKSLLSQISGVLPQFSGFFQTLGSPIPLSKQDIVMGALNIVYPLYMGGARIYASKIAALSAKDADQALRLKKLATFEELVRIYYGVVLNQEVVKVFEDIQKGHYNHYQNAIKMQKAGQIARIEVLSAQVAYDRAKNKTKEAKDSLDIAYLAFNTILSSQDDLFPSSKLLIDNTKILPNSDFFVSETLNSYPVLKTLENKSLSAKEVKKLEMGKFLPQVGLFGSYLMKSPDSILNRMIPNWYVGIGARLPLITPEGRIQKYQAAKLAELQVDALKVQAQKDMELLVRKTYKQVIAAAEEYESLNSGIELARENLKLQEQAFKHGMGTSAQVIDARNALSSVLIEQKTITYRYITSLANLMALSNHLDMFYDYQN from the coding sequence ATGAAAAAAATTTTTATACTTTTTCTTTTTTGCATCGGTTCTATCTGCGTATTTGCTCAAGATATTGATCCTGATTCTATTTCTTTGGTCGATAGAAAGATTACTATCAAGCAGGCGTGGGAAAAGGTCTTGAAAAATCACGAGGGAATCAAGTCTGAAGAATTTGGAGTGCAAAGGGCACAAAAGCTAAGCACAGCAACCAAGCTCTCATTTTTGCCCAGTATTGATATTACCGCATTTTATGTGCATATGGCTAAGCCCATTGAGTTGGATTTAATTCAAGATAAAAGTTTGCTCAGTCAGATTTCAGGCGTTCTCCCTCAGTTTTCGGGATTTTTTCAAACTTTGGGTTCGCCCATACCTCTTTCTAAGCAAGACATTGTTATGGGGGCTTTAAACATCGTTTATCCTTTGTATATGGGTGGAGCAAGGATCTATGCAAGTAAAATAGCTGCTTTGAGTGCAAAGGATGCAGATCAGGCCTTGAGACTTAAAAAATTAGCGACTTTTGAGGAGCTTGTCAGGATTTATTATGGTGTGGTTTTAAATCAAGAGGTTGTAAAGGTTTTTGAAGATATACAAAAAGGGCATTATAACCATTACCAAAACGCGATTAAAATGCAAAAGGCGGGACAAATTGCTAGGATCGAAGTTTTGAGCGCTCAAGTAGCTTATGATCGAGCAAAAAATAAAACTAAAGAAGCAAAAGATTCTTTGGATATTGCCTATCTGGCTTTCAATACTATCCTTTCTTCTCAAGATGATCTTTTTCCAAGTTCTAAACTCCTTATAGATAATACCAAGATACTTCCAAATTCGGATTTTTTTGTCAGTGAAACTTTGAATTCTTATCCGGTGTTGAAAACACTTGAGAACAAATCTTTGAGTGCCAAAGAGGTCAAAAAACTTGAAATGGGCAAGTTTTTACCCCAAGTAGGGCTTTTTGGATCTTATTTAATGAAAAGTCCGGATTCTATCTTGAATAGAATGATCCCGAATTGGTATGTCGGAATAGGGGCAAGATTGCCTTTAATCACGCCTGAAGGGAGGATTCAGAAGTATCAGGCTGCAAAACTTGCCGAACTCCAAGTCGACGCCTTAAAAGTTCAAGCTCAAAAAGATATGGAGCTTTTGGTTCGCAAAACTTATAAGCAAGTGATTGCAGCAGCTGAGGAATATGAAAGTTTAAATTCAGGCATAGAGCTTGCCAGAGAAAATCTGAAGCTTCAAGAGCAAGCATTTAAGCACGGAATGGGAACTAGTGCGCAGGTTATAGATGCTAGAAATGCTCTTTCAAGTGTTTTGATCGAACAAAAAACTATTACTTATAGATACATTACTTCTTTGGCAAATTTGATGGCCTTGAGTAATCATTTAGATATGTTTTATGATTATCAGAATTGA